In a genomic window of Streptomyces koelreuteriae:
- the ribA gene encoding GTP cyclohydrolase II, whose translation MTEKIGVLGKKSPQRTGVERVVNAPLPTVYGKFEAVGYLDHDRGDEQVALVYGELGTDDVLIRLHSECLTGDAFGSQHCECGDQLDAALRAVVAEGAGVVVYLRGHEGRGIGLLAKLRAMALQAEGLDTVEANLALGLPVDARDYGVAARILEDLGVRSVRLMSNNPRKRDALVSHGITVAEQVPLLIPPCENNITYLRTKRERLDHHLPHLDAVVSSS comes from the coding sequence ATGACAGAAAAAATTGGCGTACTCGGCAAGAAGTCACCGCAGCGGACCGGCGTGGAACGCGTCGTGAATGCCCCCTTGCCCACCGTGTACGGGAAATTCGAGGCCGTCGGCTACCTGGACCACGACCGCGGTGACGAACAGGTGGCGCTGGTCTACGGCGAGCTCGGCACGGACGACGTCCTCATCCGGCTGCACTCGGAGTGCCTGACCGGCGACGCCTTCGGCTCCCAGCACTGCGAGTGCGGCGACCAGCTCGACGCCGCCCTGCGCGCGGTCGTCGCCGAGGGCGCCGGTGTCGTCGTCTACCTCAGAGGGCATGAAGGCCGCGGCATCGGCCTGCTCGCCAAGCTGCGCGCCATGGCCCTGCAGGCGGAGGGCCTGGACACCGTCGAGGCCAACCTCGCCCTGGGCCTGCCGGTCGACGCCCGTGACTACGGGGTGGCCGCCCGGATCCTGGAGGACCTGGGTGTGCGGTCCGTGCGCCTGATGTCCAACAACCCGCGCAAGCGTGACGCGCTGGTGAGCCACGGCATCACGGTCGCCGAGCAGGTGCCGCTGCTGATCCCGCCGTGCGAGAACAACATCACCTATCTGCGCACGAAGCGGGAGCGTCTCGACCACCACCTGCCCCATCTGGACGCGGTGGTCAGCTCCTCCTGA